A genomic segment from Athene noctua chromosome 36, bAthNoc1.hap1.1, whole genome shotgun sequence encodes:
- the LOC141972838 gene encoding maestro heat-like repeat-containing protein family member 7: MKTAVGRNKKKMVKTVQSNLIPLYFHTSDQVESVAKASWDTLSACGDFLGWRRLSSAAETGQTHLIGDCLITHKRNSVDEYLRQSLPYVENPQATVREAAVRFIGESPDPFRATQPQSPLVGSLGALMGPRPCPGGAEL, encoded by the exons ATGAAGACTGcagtggggagaaacaagaaaaaaatggtgaagacagtGCAGAGTAACCTGATCCCACTGTACTTCCATACCAGCGACCAGgtcgagagcgtggccaag gcttcctgggacaccctcagcgcctgtggagacttcctgggctggaggaggctcagctccgcgGCCGAGACGGGGCAGACGCACCTGATCGGAGactgcttg ataacgcacaagaggaacagcgtggacgagtatctgcgccagagcctgccctacgtggagaaccctcaggccaccgtgcgggaggcggccgtcaggttcatcggtgagtccccggacCCATTTcgggccacccagccccagtccccactggtgggctcgctgggggccttgatgggtcccaga ccctgcccagggggagcagagctctga
- the LOC141972839 gene encoding uncharacterized protein LOC141972839, which produces MVPIPRRGTPAPPGLGDASQCDPFVTSLRVTPGTVSEQRSPAGSDKSGKGQGRSAARRRLSTACLSPPPPAFKLNPPRSLNHFPPFLKMAERPPSSPRVVWEEVEAPQESSSPPEPHEVSMVQPLQMGETLPEEEPELTELQPGCDSESTSLLSWLDSSDMTKVFGKYLRPSQRTDILLVAIEALTSDDVQDRQKGIDVVYMAVRDPASWLADVLEIMRYIHKYVEHVRTEPARKSLDSLLLVLTDWSPRETVRSLLRISPTCDRAAMAMWEVLISVRWALWSVLLQLVDVLQDRRLRRVFSSATEDACIYPMILLLCTDIHEADFAALYETQRYLRRPSPVMLSLVLTGLVMLSKTPGTARKMSVLLPDILETLTDANADVKSKALVLFINVMGHMKREEADLISPKLPEPRRWLQCGCL; this is translated from the exons atggtccccatcCCCCGCAGGGgaacccctgccccgcccggcctgggtgacgcgtcacaatgtgacccctttgtgacatcgctccgtgtcacccccggcaccgtatctgagcagcgcagccccgcagggtctgacaagtcggggaagggacagggcaggagcgcagcgaggagacgcctgagcacagcctgtctttccccaccgcccccggcgttTAAGCTGAACCCCCCCcggtccctcaaccacttccctccatttttgaagatggcagagagaccccccagcagccccagggtggtttgggaggaggtggaggctccccaggagagcagctctcctccagagccccacgaggtgtccatggtccagcccctgcagatgg GCGAGACACTGCCGGAGGAGGagccagagctcacagagctccAACCAGGGTGcgattctgagagcacctcgttgctttcttggcttgacagcagcgacatgacaaag gtgtttggcaaatacctccggccttctcagaggacggacattctcctcgtggccatcgaggccttgacgtcagacgatgtccaggacaggcagaaggGCATAGATGTCGTGTACATGGCCGTGAGGGACCCCGCGTCCTGGCTggcggat gtgctaGAAAtcatgagatacatccacaaataTGTGGAGCACGtccgcacggagccagcccgcaagagcctggactcactgctgctggtgttgacagactggagccccagggagacGGTCAGGAGCCTCTTGAGgatctctccaacgtgtgacag ggcggccatggccatgtgggaggtgctgatctccgtGCGCTGGGCTTTGTGGAGCGTCTTGTTGCAGCTGGTCGACGTGCTGCAGgaccggcggctgcgcagggtgttcagctctgccacggaggacgcctgcatctaccccatgatt ctcctgctctgcactgacattCATGAGGCAGATTTTGCTGCCCTCTATGAAacccagaggtacctgaggcgtcccagcccggtgatgctctcgctggtgctcacgggcctcgtcaTGCTCTCGAAAACACCTGGAACg gccagaaaaatgtcagtgctgctgccagacatactggagaccctgacggaCGCCAACGCCGATGTCAAGAGCAAGGCTCTGGTGTTGTTCATCAacgtgatgggtcacatgaagagggaggAGGCCGATCTCATCTCCCCgaagctg cctgagccgaggcgatggctgcaaTGTGGCTGCCTTTGA